The genomic DNA TCACACTGGACTTAAAAACTATTTTAGTAATAAAGCACAACAGCGTTACGAATTTGGTCACGAATTAAAAGAAGAGATTAAAGCTTTTGGTCAAGAAGTTGACAAAGGTGGAAGTGTAAAAGGATCTTTACATAGAGCTTGGATGGATACAAAGGCGCTTTTTTCTAATGAAAATGAAGAGAGTATGCTTGAAGAATCTATTAGAGGTGAAAAAGCAGCAGTAAGCGAATATAGCGATGTAATGGAAGACGTTAGTTTACCAATGTCTACCAAATCTATATTACAAGAACAAAAGTCTAAAATTGAAACTGGTTTAAATACCATTAAAGGACTTGAAGATATTGTTGACTAGTTATTTTGGTTGGTTAAATAACTAGTTAAACAAAAAGGATACCTATTTTAGGTATCCTTTTTTTTATACTATAAATATTACATTATGTAACAGGTTTACTTCGTATTATTTTTCTGTAACGTTTAGGACTACAGTTGTATTTGCTTTTAAAAATTTTACAAAAGTAACTTCTACTTGTAAGTCCTATGGAATATACAATTTCAGAAATGTTTAAATCTGTTTCGGCTAGAAGTTTTTCGGCTTTATCTATTCTTACATTTCTAACAAAATCGGCAACAGTTGTATCATGCATGCCTTTAAAACCTTCTTGTAATTTTGCTGGAGACATCGTGATTTTTGAACATAAACTACTTATAGAGTGTTGAACTTCTGGATTAGAAATAATATGTTCTGTAATTTGTCTTATTTTTTGTAATTCGAATTTAGATAATGTAGCAACACTGTGTTCATCAAACATTTCTGTATAGAACTGGTCTATGTGCAAAGCTAAAATATGTTGGTAATTACTTTCAATTTTTAAAACATTAGCAATAGAATTATCAATTTTAATAGTGTTGGCATGCCTTAAAAAATCGGCAATTTTTAAATTATAAGAACTTTTAAAAACTTTAGACTCTAGTGCTTCAAAAGCGCGAAGTAATTGATCTAGTTGTATTGTTTTTTCTATAGGATTTTTACAAAATTTATTAAAATAATTGTCTTTATCTATGGTAATCAAATTAAAAATAAATTTAATGTCCTTTTTAATGTTAATTTGATTTTTTTCATTTTTAAATGCACCAATTATACTTGGCCTAAGTTCTTCAATTTTAATATATTTTTCATTTTTTGGCGATTTAAAGTAAGTATTACCTTCGGTACAATAAGCAAAAAATAATAAGTTACTTTCGTTTTCTCCTATTTTATAAACAATATCCTCGTTTAAGGTTATATTAAAATCTAAAACTGTACTACCTTCATTTAAGCTATAATGTTTTACTATACCATTTCCTATGGTATTATTAAACTCTAATGTGTAGATACCGTAATCCTCGGTAATTATACCTCCAAATAAATCTTTTAACCTAAATATTTGTTTAGGAAAAGAATTAATACTCTTTATATTTTTCATAGCGTCGCAATCTTAATGTTAAATTAATGGTAGATTGGTTGGTGGTTTTGCTACAAAAAAACTTTTTTTTTGCTCTATCGATTAACATTATTGAAACGTAGAGTAACACTTTTGAGTGCTTTTAAATTTAAAAGGTATTTGTTTTAACTTATTTTGAAGTTTATATTATAAAAAATATAATTATTAATTATGCCGATTTGCTTTTGCGCTTACGACACTGCAATAAGTATTCTTTTGGTGTAACGCTATAGCGTTCTTTAAAAAGTTTTGAAAAATAACTTCTGGAATTTATACCAATTTTATATGTTATTTCGGTGATGTTTAAATCTGATTTTTCTAAGAGATTTTTTGCATATTCAATTTTTTGATCTCTAATATACTCGTTAACAGAGGTTGAAAATAATTGCTTAAAACCAGATTGTAATGTGTTTTGATTTAAGCCAACGCGCTTTGCTAACGCGTTAACACTAATTCGTACATCTAACTCTTTTTTTATAATTGCCACAGCTTTTTCAATTTTTATAATTGAAGATTGCCTTATTAATTTGTGGCTGTTTTTAGAGTTGTTTTTATCTACATAAAGTTGTAGATATCTCATAATAACCTCGTATGTTTTACCTTCTAAAAATACAGATTGCATAAAATCTGTAAGTTCACAAGTTTTAAACTCCTCAATTAACTCTGCTATATCAAGTGAAAAATAACCATTGTAATAAAACTTATTAATACCATTAAGGTCTCTAAGTAAGGTTTCTAAATCTTCACTCATATCACCAATAAACTGTTCTACTTTACTTTCAAACAGTTTTCTATTAATTTGAATATAGAAAAATGTAATAGGCTTGTTGCTATTAAAAACAAAGTTTTGGCACTCATTAGTGCTTGGACTAACCATAACACTCTCTAGCCTATTAAGTTTGGTGCTATGTTCTTGATCTATAAATTGAATTGGCGCATCAAGATTTAAAAATATTTTTAGAGGGTTTATTTTTTCTTTCTTAAAGGTAAGCGTCATTTTTTCGTTAATAAGAAAATCTGCCAAAATAATACCAACACCGAAATCAAACTCGATAGCTCTAAAATGACCATCACCTAATTTTTTAGGCAAATCGAAACAAAGTTCATTATTGTCTTCATCATGATCTGTACCTAAAACCTTTGAAAGTTCTAGAACAATATCTTTTATTGAGTCGTGATTTATAGTTGCCTTAATAGCCATATTTTAATAAAGTGTTTAATTATACTCACCAAACTTATTTGTAATACACAAAAAAAACACATTAGTAAATAATGATAAAGGTGTTTTAAAAAGTAGAATTTAAAATTAAAGAATGTGTTTAGTTAGGGTTTTGGGCATCAATATCTTTGCCTTTAACTTTTAAAAAAGAGAGAGCTTTAGATGGTGTTTCTATTAAGTTATACGAGTTTCCTGTAATTAAAATAGGACACTTTAAAGTTTCTGGATGTGCATTTAAAATTTTTATCCAGTCTTCTTGAGATAGGTTTGCTGGTGTTTTATAGTTTTTTACAAAATCTGGATGCTCACAATTTACTAATTCGCTTAAAGTTAAATTAAGTTTTTGAGCTAATGTAGCCCATTGTGTGCCAGTAATTTTTGTTAACGAAATATCTACCGTTCTAATTTTTCTTTCTGCAGCTTCAATATAAGGTAAGGTTTGTTTGCCTAAAGATGTTTTAGAATTGTAATATAATATAACTTCATTTTCGTTGGTTGCTATGCTGCTCATGGTAATTAGTTGTGTTATTATTTCATAAAGTTAAGTTTAACATTTAACACTATTGATACAATTAACATCTTTTTTTGACATTTTTAATAAAATTTTAAGTGATAATTTAAGCTTATAATTCAATAACATCTGTTGATAACTTAAGTGTAAGTTTTAGGTTAAAAAACCTACTTTTGTTATATAAAATTAAAGATTATGTCTAGCACAATAGAAAAAGTAAAATGTTTAATAATAGGATCTGGACCAGCAGGCTATACTGCAGCCATATATGCAGCCAGAGCAAATATGAAACCTGTTTTGTATCAAGGTACGCAACCAGGAGGACAATTAACAACTACTAATGAAGTTGAAAATTTCCCTGGTTATCCAACAGGTATTACAGGACCAGAAATGATGATGGAATTACAAAGCCAAGCAGAACGTTTTGAAACAGACGTTAGAAACGGCTGGATTACTAAAGTAGATTTTTCTGGTGACGTACATAAAGTATGGGTAAATGATGAAAAAGAAATACATTGTGACACTGTAATTATTTCTACTGGAGCCAGTGCAAAATATTTAGGTTTAGACTCTGAGCAAAAATATTTAAAACTTGGTGGTGGCGTTTCGGCATGTGCTGTATGTGATGGTTTCTTTTATAAAAACCAAGAAGTTGTTATTGTTGGAGCAGGAGATAGTGCTTGTGAAGAAGCGCATTATCTTTCTAAACTTTGTACTAAAGTAACAATGTTAGTGCGTCGTGATGAGTTTAGAGCTTCTAAAATTATGGCTGAAAGAGTACAGAAAACTGAAAATATTGAAATTTTATTTAATACAGAAACCGATGAGGTTCTTGGTGATGGACAAGTAGTTACTGGAGTTAGAGTTAAAAATAACCAAACTAACGAAACTAAAGAAATTCCAGCAACTGGATTTTTTGTAGCTATAGGACATAAACCAAATACAGATATTTTTAAAGGCTATTTAAATTTAGATGAGACAGGTTATATTATAAACGAAAAGCCAGGAACATCTAAAACTAATGTAGATGGTGTTTTTGTAAGTGGTGATGCAGCAGATCATGTTTATAGACAAGCTATTACTGCAGCAGGTACAGGTTGTATGGCAGCCTTAGATGCAGAGCGCTATTTAGCAGCAAAAGATGCAAGTTTTGAAGTGTCAACTTCTAACTATAACTAAATATAATACTTAATAAAAAAAGCCGAAAAACATTAATGTCTTTCGGCTTTTTTTATTTTTAATAGCGTCTACTTTTTTCTTAAAACAGCGCTATTTTCAAATTTATTTAATTCTATTTTAGGACTACCATAAATATAAGTTTGGGTGCTTCCAGAAGCTTCAAGAGTTAAAGCGTTGTTTACATCTATATAAACATCTGCTTTATCTTTAGTAATTAAACTACAATTTTTCGAGGTAAAGTTTTCGGCTTTTAAATTTGTACTATTATCTGTAGTAATACTCAAATCATTAGTGTCTCCTTCAATTTTAGCATAAGCATTTTTAAGCATAGATATATTTGTATTGGCAGTATTAATTAATGCTTTTAAGCTAGTACTTTCTTTAAGGTTTAAAGTTGCGGCATCTGCAGTAACATTTAATTCGGCTTTACTTTTATCATTATGAGTAAAATTAAAGTTTTTAGCTTTAAAGGTTAAATATGTTCTTGAATTAGCATGAGTTATTAAATTAAAATCTTGAAGCAGTAATGTGTTTCCAGAGGTTAACTGAGCATTTTCTTTTAGTTCTATAGCGTTTAAAGAGTCTTTTACAATTACGGTTATGTTAAACCTTTTGCTAGATGTAATACGCTGTAATTTGGTAAACTTTAAACTACCGTTTTGTACTTCGTAACTAATGGCGTTAAATAAGTTATCATCTGCTTCAATTTGTACAGATGGCGCTAAACCTTGTAAAATTTTAATTTCAAAATCATCACCAATTACCAACCTGTTAAATGGAGAAAGCTCTGTTATTTCTGTAACAACATTTCTGCTACCTTTAATTTTTTCAAGATCTTGTGCGAAGCTTAAAAAAATAGTTAGTAATGCAATAATAGTTAATTGTAGTTTTTTAATCATTTTTTATTTTAAATAGTTTGTTATCAAATACTTTAACTAAGTATGGCAAATATATAACAAAAACCATCCCAAACTCTTTTAAAGTTTGAAATGGTTTTACAATTGGTTGGTTTGTTATTAGTACTTAAACAAAAATTTCAAGTACTGTTTCGATTAAAAATTTAGCTATAGTTATCATTTTTTTGATTGGTTTTTATTTTGATTGATTGATTGATTGATAAATTGTAAGTGCTAATTATCTTTTTGTTTAGAAGAGATTTCTATTCCATCTTCATCTATAGTAACATTTACTTTTTCGCTTTTTGCCTTAACGCCATTGTCATCTATAACAACTTGAGAATTTTTGTTTTTTGCTTCAAAACCTTCATCGTTAATTTTTAACTCTGCGTTATCGTTATTTATATCTACTCTAACTTTAAAGTCATCGTCATCATTATCGTCATTATTTGGGCAGTCTAAGCATAATAAACTATTGTTTTTTACTTCAAGAAAGTTAGACTCCATACCATGATCTAAAATATCGTTATAGCGGTAAGAGTTGTTACTATGGTAATTATACGTGTTTTTATCTGCAAATAAGTGACTGCCTACTGGTAAGTATAAAGTAACTTCTACTTTTTGGTCTCTATGCCTGTTATTATTTGGGATTAAAAAATGGTTGTCTAATTTTAATTCGTTATTAACTAAAGCATAATTGTAACTAATATTTTCGGCTCTGTCTTTAGCTACATTGTAAGTTGTACCACGAGAAGAGCGTTCAATTCTAATTTTAGCAACACTATCTCTGGTAGATTTTACAATTAAGCGCACACCTTGAGAGTAAGTAACTTTCTCTCCACTCTCATTAAAACCTTCGTCAAAATTATGAAACGATCTTCTAAAGTTTTCAGCATAATAATCGTTATTCTGCATGGTGATAAATAAGGTGTCGTTTTTAGTAACATTATAAAGTTGCTCTGTTTTTATAACTTTAGCTTCCTCTTTATAAGATAGACCTTGTTTAATACCAATTATAATTAAACCTATAATGGATAGTAACCAAAGGCCAAACAGTGTAAATTTAGCAATGTTACCCATAGACTTTAAATTGTTTACAAGTATTTTTAAACCTAAATAAAACAGCATTAAAAAAGGAATACCAACTGCAAATAACACTAATAATGAAAATAGCCAAAATGGTGCGCCAGATGCAATAGATAGCTCATTAAAATCTACACCAGGAATGTGAACATTATCTACTAAATTAGAAGATAAAAAACTTATAATTAGTGAAATAACAGCAACAGCACCAGTAAATACTAAAATAACGCCTATAAATTTCGCAAAGATTTTTAAGAAGAACATAAAAATGTCTGCAATGGTATCAAAAAAGGACTTTGAACTAGATTTTATAGTATTGCTTTTTTGATTGAAATCTATATTTTTCACAGATTCTGAAATTGTTCCAGAAGCATTATCAAAGGTTTCCTTTAACTTATCACCAGTTTTTTGAAGGTTTTCTGAAGCATTATCAAAGCCGTCACGAATTTTTTTTTCAATGTTAGAAATGGTAACTTTTTCTCCAGTCATTTGTATTTTTTCTGAAGTTGTTGTGGCTTCAGGAATAAAAATCCAAAGTAAAATATAAAGTAAAACACCAGTTCCTGCACCAAATATTAGTAAGAACCATATAATTCTAATCCATAAGGCATCGATACCAAAATAGTGACCTAAACCAGCCGAAACACCTCCAACATAAGAGTTTTCTGTATCTCTAAATAATTTTTTAGAAGGTTTAGATTTTGAATATGTTTTGTGTTGTGGTTCATCTTCAAAAATTTCGTCATCAACTAAGTAGTCTTCGGGTTGTCCCATAATAGAGATTACATCGTCTACTTCTTTTACACTAATAACTTGTTTATCGTGTTTTACACGTTCTGAAAATAGTTCTGAAATTCTAGCTTCAATATCTGCTATAATTTCACTTCTTCCTTGAGAGTCTGTAAATGAACGTTTTATAGCCTCAAGATAGCGCTGCAATTTTAAGTATGCATCTTCATCTATGTGAAAAAATATACCTGCTAAATTTATGTTGACTGTTTTATTCATTTTTGTTGTTTTTTGATGGTGTAACGGTGTTAACTGCGGTTTGTAATTCGTCCCAAGTAGTGGATAATTCTTTTAAAAACAGCTTTCCTGTTTCTGTTAATCCATAATATTTCCTTGGTGGTCCAGAGGTGCTTTCTTCCCAGCGATAACTAAGAAGTCCTGCGTTTTTTAATCTTGTTAATAAAGGATAAATTGTACCTTCTACAACAAGCAACTTGGCGTCCTTAAGTGTGCCTAAAATTTCGGCTACGTATGCATCGTCGTCTTTTAAGACAGATAAGATGCAATACTCTAAAACACCTTTACGCATTTGTGCTTTTGTGTTTTCTATCTTCATATTTTCATGCGATTTAATGTTGTTAAACTGTTCATTTTTTGATTGATTATTGATGATGCTTTTTACAAAGCGATTGATTTTATTTTATAAAGTTTATTGTAAATGGGTAATTATATAATTCACCATCTCTAGCACTTAAACTGGCTTTAATTATAAATATGATTTCTAATATAAAACCTATAACGGCTAAAAAACCTAAAGATCCACCAATGTAAAATAGAGGTGAAGGCTCACTCATGTCTATATGGATACCATTAAATAAATTAAAGTCTAGAAAGTTTATATCGTGTAAAATGTTAAAAGCGAAAAACGGCACAGTTAGCACTCCTATAGTTAAAGCATATAATAAAATACTTATTTGAAAATTAATGGCTTGCTTACCATGTGTGTCTATAAATTGTGACTTTTCTTTATTCATTATCCATAATATTACAGGACCTAGAAAGTTTCCAAATGGTATTATAAACCTCGAAAAGGTAGATAAATGAATGAATGTAGCGATATTGTTGTGGTTATTTTGGTTCATTTTAAAAGCATATAATAGTTTCTTATACAAATATATGTCTAAAAAAAGGTATTATGTTACGCATAGTACTAAAAATTAACAAAAAATTAACATATTGATTTGTTAGATTTTTTCAATAGATTTGGTTGAAATAATAAATTATATATGAAGCTTACACCAAAAAAAATTAATGCATTTAATATGTTTAAGTTACCATCGGTATACTTAACAGGCGTTAGAGTAAAGTCTATAACCGAAACCTCATGTACTGTTAAAGTAAAACACCGTTGGATAAATCAAAACCCATTTAACTCAATGTTTTGGGCAGTACAAGGTATGGCAGCAGAGTTATCTACAGGAGCATTAGTTTTAGGTAAAATTAGAACATCTGGAAAAAAAGTTTCTATGTTAGTATCTAATAACAATGCAACATTTACCAAAAAAGCAACTGGTAAAATTGTATTTACATGCAACGATGGACATTTAATAGACGACGCTTTAAAAAAAACAATAGAAACTGGAGATGGTCAAACTTTTTGGATGCAAGCTATAGGTACAAATGAAGATGGAGTTGTTGTATCTACTTTTAATTTTGAGTGGTCTGTAAGAGTAAAAAATTAAATTGTTGTAACGCTAACCAATATTTTTATACCAATATATTAATCAATAAAAATTAAAAACTCATGACAGCACACGAAATAGATTATCGCATTTATGGAGAAGAAATGCAATATGTAGAAATAGAACTAGACCCTCAAGAAGCTGTAATAGCAGAATCTGGAAGCTTTATGATGATGGATGATGGTATTAAAATGGAAACTATTTTTGGCGATGGTTCTCAAAAAGACAAAGGCTTTTTAAACAAAGTACTTGGTGCAGGCCGAAGAATTTTAACAGGAGAAAGTTTATTTATTACTGCTTTTTATAACACTTTATCTGGCAAACGTAATGTCTCTTTTGCATCACCTTATCCAGGAAAAATTATACCTATAAATTTAGCCGAGTGTGGCGGTAAATTTATTTGCCAAAAAGATGCTTTTTTATGCGCAGCAAAAGGAGTGAGTATAGGTATAGAATTTAGTAAAAAACTTGGCAGAGGCTTATTTGGAGGCGAAGGTTTTATAATGGAAAAATTAGAAGGAGATGGTATGGCATTTGTTCATGCAGGAGGAACAACTGCTAAAAAGGAATTAAAAGCAGGAGAAACATTAAGAGTAGATACAGGTTGTATAATTGGTTTTACGCATAATGTAAATTACGATATAGAGTTTATAGGTGGTATTAAAAACAGCATATTTGGAGGTGAAGGCTTATTTTTTGCTAAACTAGAAGGTCCAGGTACAGTTTATATTCAATCGTTACCATTTAGTCGTTTAGCTAATAGAGTAATTGCAAGTTTACCAAAAGGCGGAAACAGTAAAGGAGAAGGTAGTATTTTAGGAGGAATAGGTAATTTAATAGATGGAGATAACAGGTTCTAAAAACAGATTTTATGATTTTTTTAACTGTTAAAATTTGATGTGACAGGTTTTTAAATTAAAATTTTCACTACTTTTAATCGAATTTATAAACCGTTTGCCTATTCAAGAAATTTACTTTTACTAAATTAAACCTAATAATAACTATGGCAAGAGCAATGTTTGAGTACACTAAAACTGTACTAAATAAAGTTAGTTTTGATGCTAACTTGTTTTGCAAGGAAGTACAAAAAGCACTTCAACGTTTGTTACCTTACGAAATTGAGGAACTTAAGATATATATACAATCTTTAGTTCATGACAATCCAGATTTAAATCAATGTCTAATCTATTTAAAAGCATAAATAAAAGCGACTTTTAGTCGCTTTTTTAATGACTTATTATTAGCAAAATTATATTTTCAGTTTTACCTTTGTAAAAAAAAAAATTGAAATCAATTTTTGCGATACTTCTTTTTATATCATTTGCAGTAAGGCCGCTTTTCTTTACTGGTTATGTCGCATATTTTCAATTAAATATTGATTACATTATTGAAACCTATTGTATTAATAAGGAAAAACCACAATTGCAATGTAATGGTAAATGCCATCTCGCAAAACAATTGGCAACTGCAACTACTCCAACTAATGATAATGATATAGATCTTGCTTTAAATACATTAGCAGAATCTTTTTTTCCAGTTTTTTTTACAAACTATAATTATAATAACTTAAAAAGTAATTCTCTTATTAATTTAATTCAAGTTGAGCCTGCGTATCAAAATTTATATGCTTACTCTTTTGAATCTTTTTCTTTTAAACCTCCTATAGTGTAAATTTTACATTCATTTGGTTATGACCTTTAACCAAAGCTTTTAAAACTATTACAATTAAAATTTATACAAATGAAAACATTAAAATTTGCATTTGCACTCTTGCTATGCACAATAATTTCTGCGTGCTCATCAGATGACGACGCAAACAATACTGAAGATTTATCAGGACAAAACGGAACATTAACCTTAAAGTTTGACAATGGAGTAGGAGATCAAGATTTCATTTTTGGTACTAATTATAACAAATCAAATAATGAGTCTTACAAAGTAGATAACTTAAAATATATTATAAGTAATATTAGAGTAAAAGATAGTAACGGTAATATATTTATGTATCCAGTAGAAAACAATGCCTTTATTGTTGATGAAGCAGATGGTAATAACGCTGGTGAAATTTATATTACACTAAATAATGTAGACGCTGCAGATTATACAGAAGTTACTTTTGGTATAGGTATAGACCAAGAGCGTTTTGCATTAGGAGCAGAAGGTCAAGGAGACTTTTTAGAATTAGCTGAAGCTAAAGGTATGTTATGGAGTTGGGCAGCAGGCTATAAGTTTATTAGAATAGATGGAACATATAGCAATAATACAGTAGCAAACGAACCTTTAAATATCCACATGGGAAGTGTTGGTTCTTCATTAGATAATTATAAAGAAGTTAGTTTAAGTTTTCCAAATACGGTTAGAGTAAGACATGATGCTTCACCAGAAATTCATATAAAATCTGATATCTCTAAAGTTTTTGATGGTACTACAACAGTAAATTTTGCAGATGGATATGACCAAGTACATGTTGATGCAGTAGAAACTCCAATTATAGCTACCAATATTAGTGGTATGTTTGAGGTTCATCATGTACATAACGATTAAATATAATTTAAACCATTGAAGCTTAAACGCTTCAATGGTTTTATTACAACTATAATATTATGAAAAAAATAATCTTTTTTCTTTTAGGTATAGTGTGTTGTGTTTCGTGCTCTAACGAGTCTCAAGTTGCGGTTTACGAACCCATACCTATGGTAATAGAAACACCTTCAAACTTTCCAGATATCATTTACAATTTAGATAATAACCCAATTACCCAAGCCGGTTTCGAGCTTGGAAAAAAGTTATTTTATGAAGGTAAGTTATCTTCAAACAATGCTATTGCTTGTGCATTTTGCCATGAGCAAGCTTTTGCTTTTACACATCACGGCCATAATTTAAGTCATGGAGTTAATGGTGGTATTGGTTTTAGAAACGCACAGCCTATTCAAAATTTAGCGTACCAAACCTCATTTATGTGGGATGGTTCTGCCTCTCATTTAGACTTACAACCCATAATTCCAATTACGAGTGAGTTAGAAATGGGAGAAAGCCTTAGTAATATCATTCAAAAACTAAGTGCAGAACCATATTATCAAGAGCAGTTTACACGTGCTTTTAATGATGGTGAAATTAATACAGAAAATATGCTAAAAGCACTATCTCAGTTTATGGTTGCTATGGTTTCTTCTAATTCAAAATATGATAAGTTTATTAGAAATGAAGACAATGTAACATTCACAGCTTTAGAGGCAAATGGCTTAAGTACTTTTGAGACTAAATGTGCTGGTTGTCATGCTTCAAGTTTGTTTACAGATCAAACTTTTAGAAATAATGGGTTATCTATAAATCCACAATTAAACGATTTAGGTCGCTATAATATAGGTAATAATCTCAACGATTTATACAAGTTTAAAGTGCCTAGCTTACGCAATGTAGAAGTAAGTTATCCTTACATGCACGATGGGCGTTTTACTACATTAGAAGCTGTTTTAGAGTTTTATAATTCTGGTATTACAGATAATGGTAATGTAGACGAGTCATTGCTTAAAGATGATGGAACATATGGTATAGACCTTTCAGATTATGAAAAGGAAAGTTTAATAGCTTTTCTAAAAACACTTACAGATTACGAATTTTTAAACGATGA from Lacinutrix sp. 5H-3-7-4 includes the following:
- a CDS encoding MbnP family protein is translated as MKTLKFAFALLLCTIISACSSDDDANNTEDLSGQNGTLTLKFDNGVGDQDFIFGTNYNKSNNESYKVDNLKYIISNIRVKDSNGNIFMYPVENNAFIVDEADGNNAGEIYITLNNVDAADYTEVTFGIGIDQERFALGAEGQGDFLELAEAKGMLWSWAAGYKFIRIDGTYSNNTVANEPLNIHMGSVGSSLDNYKEVSLSFPNTVRVRHDASPEIHIKSDISKVFDGTTTVNFADGYDQVHVDAVETPIIATNISGMFEVHHVHND
- a CDS encoding cytochrome-c peroxidase, whose translation is MKKIIFFLLGIVCCVSCSNESQVAVYEPIPMVIETPSNFPDIIYNLDNNPITQAGFELGKKLFYEGKLSSNNAIACAFCHEQAFAFTHHGHNLSHGVNGGIGFRNAQPIQNLAYQTSFMWDGSASHLDLQPIIPITSELEMGESLSNIIQKLSAEPYYQEQFTRAFNDGEINTENMLKALSQFMVAMVSSNSKYDKFIRNEDNVTFTALEANGLSTFETKCAGCHASSLFTDQTFRNNGLSINPQLNDLGRYNIGNNLNDLYKFKVPSLRNVEVSYPYMHDGRFTTLEAVLEFYNSGITDNGNVDESLLKDDGTYGIDLSDYEKESLIAFLKTLTDYEFLNDERFAEF